A section of the Enterococcus montenegrensis genome encodes:
- a CDS encoding TA system antitoxin ParD family protein: protein MDNKKTKAKKQVPLRLSADLYDELASWAEDEFRSVNGQIEYLLTAAVKKRKKGNKQAEK, encoded by the coding sequence GTGGATAATAAAAAAACAAAGGCAAAAAAACAAGTGCCGCTGCGCCTTTCAGCAGATTTGTACGATGAATTAGCGAGTTGGGCAGAAGATGAATTTAGAAGTGTAAATGGGCAAATTGAGTATCTTTTAACAGCAGCAGTAAAAAAGCGCAAAAAAGGAAATAAGCAAGCAGAAAAATAA